The proteins below come from a single Terriglobales bacterium genomic window:
- a CDS encoding DUF4147 domain-containing protein, whose amino-acid sequence MYEETEREAPAIEMRAVARAIFQETLAQCTIARAFERHVSCRRGVLRIAEDLYNLESYKRTFVVSMGKAAHAMAEALFAEVGGLVEGIAVGTTPPPSQVMGFRYFEGGHPLPNAESVRAATAILRALQAQGLGSLVIYMISGGGSAAVEKAIDEDISLDDLVETYRALVHCGAPIAEINAIRKHLSAVKGGRMARAAAAAQQVSVMVSDVPEGALDALASGPTMPDSSTVEDCYRVAQHYGLVPELPLSVRYLFEKRALEETPKAGDEAFRRARWWPILSSATAQEAAGVAATRQGFVVDVDNRPDDWDYERAADYLLGRLKEMRQKAERVCLVSVGEVTVKVGPQSGTGGRNAQFALHCAEKIAGQNVTVLSAGTDGIDGNSPAAGAVTDGTTVARARARGLDIEAALRGFDAYTLLEALGDVIVTGPTGTNVRDVRVMMAY is encoded by the coding sequence ATGTACGAAGAGACCGAACGCGAAGCGCCGGCGATCGAGATGCGGGCGGTAGCGCGCGCCATCTTCCAGGAGACGCTGGCGCAGTGCACCATCGCGCGGGCGTTCGAGCGGCACGTGAGCTGCCGGCGGGGCGTGCTGCGCATTGCGGAAGACCTGTACAACCTGGAGTCGTACAAGCGTACGTTCGTGGTCTCGATGGGCAAGGCGGCGCACGCCATGGCGGAAGCGCTGTTCGCCGAGGTGGGCGGGCTGGTGGAGGGAATCGCCGTGGGGACCACGCCGCCGCCTTCGCAGGTGATGGGATTCCGCTACTTCGAGGGCGGGCATCCGCTGCCCAACGCGGAGTCGGTGCGGGCAGCCACGGCCATCCTGCGCGCCTTGCAGGCGCAGGGGCTGGGGTCGCTGGTGATCTACATGATCAGCGGAGGCGGGTCGGCGGCGGTCGAGAAGGCGATCGACGAGGACATCTCGTTGGACGACCTGGTCGAGACGTATCGCGCGCTGGTGCACTGCGGCGCGCCCATCGCGGAAATCAATGCCATCCGCAAGCATCTTTCGGCGGTGAAGGGGGGACGCATGGCGCGCGCGGCGGCGGCGGCGCAGCAGGTCTCCGTGATGGTGTCGGACGTGCCCGAGGGCGCGCTGGACGCGCTGGCCTCAGGCCCGACCATGCCGGACTCTTCGACCGTGGAGGACTGCTATCGCGTAGCGCAACACTACGGCCTGGTTCCCGAACTGCCGCTTTCCGTGCGCTATCTGTTCGAGAAGCGGGCGCTGGAAGAGACGCCGAAGGCGGGCGACGAAGCGTTCCGGCGGGCGCGCTGGTGGCCGATCCTTTCCAGCGCGACGGCACAGGAGGCGGCGGGGGTGGCAGCGACGCGGCAGGGGTTCGTGGTGGACGTGGACAATCGCCCGGACGATTGGGATTACGAGCGTGCCGCCGACTACCTGCTGGGGAGGCTGAAGGAGATGCGCCAGAAGGCGGAGCGCGTCTGCCTGGTGTCGGTGGGCGAGGTGACGGTGAAAGTGGGGCCGCAAAGCGGCACCGGCGGCCGCAACGCGCAGTTCGCGCTCCATTGCGCAGAGAAGATTGCCGGCCAGAACGTCACCGTGTTGAGCGCCGGGACCGACGGGATCGACGGCAACAGCCCGGCGGCGGGAGCGGTGACGGATGGCACGACCGTGGCGCGGGCGCGCGCCCGGGGGCTGGATATCGAGGCTGCGTTGCGGGGCTTCGACGCGTACACGCTGCTGGAGGCGCTGGGGGACGTGATCGTCACCGGCCCGACGGGGACGAATGTGAGGGATGTGAGGGTGATGATGGCGTATTGA